In one window of Mesoplodon densirostris isolate mMesDen1 chromosome 4, mMesDen1 primary haplotype, whole genome shotgun sequence DNA:
- the MAX gene encoding protein max isoform X2 — protein MSDNDDIEVESDADKRAHHNALERKRRDHIKDSFHSLRDSVPSLQGEKASRAQILDKATEYIQYMRRKNHTHQQDIDDLKRQNALLEQQVRALEKARSSAQLQTNYPSSDNSLYTNAKGSTISAFDGGSDSSSESEPEEPQSRKKLRMEAS, from the exons ATGAGCGATAACGATGACATCGAGGTGGAGAGCGAC GCTGACAAACGGGCTCATCATAATGCACTGGAACGAAAACGTAGGGACCACATCAAAGACAGCTTTCACAGTTTGCGGGACTCGGTCCCATCACTCCAAGGAGAGAAG GCATCCCGGGCCCAAATCCTAGACAAAGCCACAGAGTATATCCAGTATATGCGAAGGAAAAACCACACACACCAGCAAGATATTGATGACCTCAAGCGGCAGAATGCTCTTCTGGAGCAGCAAG TCCGTGCACTGGAGAAGGCGAGGTCGAGTGCCCAACTGCAGACCAACTACCCCTCCTCAGACAACAGCCTCTACACCAACGCCAAGGGCAGCACCATCTCTGCCTTCGATGGGGGCTCAGACTCCAGCTCGGAGTCGGAGCCCGAAGAGCCCCAAAGCAGGAAGAAGCTCCGGATGGAGGCCAGCTAA
- the MAX gene encoding protein max isoform X1, giving the protein MSDNDDIEVESDEEQPRFQSAADKRAHHNALERKRRDHIKDSFHSLRDSVPSLQGEKASRAQILDKATEYIQYMRRKNHTHQQDIDDLKRQNALLEQQVRALEKARSSAQLQTNYPSSDNSLYTNAKGSTISAFDGGSDSSSESEPEEPQSRKKLRMEAS; this is encoded by the exons ATGAGCGATAACGATGACATCGAGGTGGAGAGCGAC GAAGAGCAACCGAGGTTTCAATCTGCG GCTGACAAACGGGCTCATCATAATGCACTGGAACGAAAACGTAGGGACCACATCAAAGACAGCTTTCACAGTTTGCGGGACTCGGTCCCATCACTCCAAGGAGAGAAG GCATCCCGGGCCCAAATCCTAGACAAAGCCACAGAGTATATCCAGTATATGCGAAGGAAAAACCACACACACCAGCAAGATATTGATGACCTCAAGCGGCAGAATGCTCTTCTGGAGCAGCAAG TCCGTGCACTGGAGAAGGCGAGGTCGAGTGCCCAACTGCAGACCAACTACCCCTCCTCAGACAACAGCCTCTACACCAACGCCAAGGGCAGCACCATCTCTGCCTTCGATGGGGGCTCAGACTCCAGCTCGGAGTCGGAGCCCGAAGAGCCCCAAAGCAGGAAGAAGCTCCGGATGGAGGCCAGCTAA
- the MAX gene encoding protein max isoform X3 codes for MLFSNAHIRLFLQPQGKARADQVLCSWGIHFSSSLMEDASKRKFRALEKARSSAQLQTNYPSSDNSLYTNAKGSTISAFDGGSDSSSESEPEEPQSRKKLRMEAS; via the exons ATGCTGTTCTCCAATGCTCACATCCGCCTTTTCCTACAACCACAGGGGAAAGCGAGAGCTGATCAAGTTCTTTGTTCCTGGGGAATtcacttctcttcctccctcatgGAAGATGCAAGTAAAAGGAAAT TCCGTGCACTGGAGAAGGCGAGGTCGAGTGCCCAACTGCAGACCAACTACCCCTCCTCAGACAACAGCCTCTACACCAACGCCAAGGGCAGCACCATCTCTGCCTTCGATGGGGGCTCAGACTCCAGCTCGGAGTCGGAGCCCGAAGAGCCCCAAAGCAGGAAGAAGCTCCGGATGGAGGCCAGCTAA